DNA from Prunus persica cultivar Lovell chromosome G6, Prunus_persica_NCBIv2, whole genome shotgun sequence:
cgactagttttttttttaccactTGTCGAGTTAGATGAAATATCATAAAAAATGTGGATATCATCTAAATCTTGTGTATTATCATCCAAATCAACACCTTCATTAACAAGATTTTTAACTACAACCAATCACTCGCAAATTACATGTATTGGATACAAATGTTTCCACCGAAGGAGGCtaaacaaaaggaaattagCAAATTTAGGTGATCTTACTATATTTGGGTTAGCTGTTTATGCAGTTGGGCTTCAACCCAGCGAAAAATCCTCTCTCTTAAGTTCCTTGGGTGCCGATGTTTGAATGAAGTAACAGAAGCGGCAACATGGGTGCCTACAAACCAACATGCTGCTGGGGTGTGATTGAACCATTAGAGGGGCCATGTAGACCAAGTTTACCCAAAGAAAAAGTGAACGGTTTACCAGCAATGGTGTTGAGGGGCCCAATGAACTTTGTGTGGCTCAAGAGCCTTGGACCAAAACCTTCCAGGCCCTTTCTTTGTTCCTATCTTGCTACTCTTTTTCCTCAACTTATCAATCTGAGTTGCTTTCTGGGGCCTCTTGGTGTCCAATCCAAACTCATGTCACTTCCACACGAGGGCTTTGGTGGCATGTTCTAGAAAGTAAGAAACCAGGGTAGGCATCAATCCAGCCGAACCGACTAAACAGGCTGATTCCAATATCtacaatttgatttgaaagcCATCGTCTCTCGATGGCCCTACGGACAACAATTATGTACCTTTTTGTACATGACATATAGCATGGTGGGACGAACTAAGATTGAAAATCTGATTGTGTATAAATGAATTGGACCTTGGTGGGATTATGCTCCGACAAGCCCTTTATCTTGGGTCTGTCTAGATGTTGATTTCCAGATGAAGCTCAGACACAAACAACTACTTTTGTGAAAAAAGAATGAGAGAATGTCAAAAAACTTTGGCAAGGTAACCAAGCAACCAACCAAAAGCTTcgttaatttgaaaaaaaataaaaaaaaaaattagctgccttattttcaattcaaaaaaggagaaagaaaaatgttatCTAGATGGAAGCTGtctcttttgaaaaaaattatgttacaTTCAAGCTGGCTAAATACGTATAATATTTATCAACACAAAATTTACacgtataaatttttgggAAATTTTATTTCTATCTCCCAATTTATTTGCTAAAACCATTCCCCTACATGCTTTTAAATTTATGTATTAACGCTAAACTCTAAACTCGAAACCCAACTTAACAGAAGATTTTACACATCCCTGATTTCAGTCCACACACTAATACTCCAATGATATTTATTAGTCGACCCTTGCGAAAATTTACCACTTATTTATGTTAATGCTTCCTAAGAATGAATGAACTTgttgaagagagaaaagaacgAACTTGAAtgattcataaattttttgtagatctttgtttaaaaaaagaatacaagTATATAATAGATGTCAAGAAAATTATTAGCCCTCCTGTGCACATGAAAAGAATGCGTGCACAGCACTGAGAAGTTGGGCCTGGGACACTTGGAAGGAAAAGGcctgaaataaaataatctaCATGATGGTCTATTAGGAACCTAATCCTATTACATTTGGTAAGGGCCCAAAAGTGGAGCCCAAGAAGCACAGCATAACCATCCCTATCCTCCTAATAAAACCCGAGGGAAATATGTCCAAATTGGATCAAGAACATAATAAGAAGATCAAGTAGTGGAGAAAAACGTCAATGGGGTCTTAGCTTTTTGTGGGGATGTTGGCATGCAGACTGGCGGTATGTAGTTTGATTAATTATGATATCGGGCGTGTGTAAGAATATTCTCTTCTTTAATTATGACGAACAAAAAAATAGCGGGAAAAAAACATTGTGAAGTCTTTCAAAATGTAAATGTAAATAGATttatcaaaatcattttaGCATTATTTAAATTATCTTAAATAATAGAATAAATAAGACTTTCAAAATGAGACTATAATCAGCtttaaaattgtgaagtcTCTCACAGCCGTCCAAGAAATCTTTTCACCGACTGTGTCATGACCAaaactctttttccttttcatcgACATGCACCGAATTTCTCTTCCAAACTTCCAAACTTCATACTCGGTGATTCAACAAATGAAAACGATCACATCAATAGCATAGTGACACAATGGATAATCGAtttgcatttctttttctttttttaaatttcctttAACATCACACATAACCCCAAATTCTGTTTTATAGTGAATGACTCAAATTAAAATCATTAGATAATTTAAAGACTATATTatcctattttttaaaatcctaATATTTTCAGCTATGGGTTTCGAGACTATTCGAAAGGTTCGAGTATTTACTCGAGGAAGGTTCGAGTTCAAGTGGTTGTATTTCTAAATTATGAGGGTCTGCAgtcttttttgaatttttcaatgcgagaagaaaaaaaagttcagttttctataaattttgaagagcaaaaaagaataattctTTTTGCCTAGTAATTTTCATTTGGACTGATTTCATCGTAAAGCACTACAATATTCCAAGACCCTCCTCTATAGAAACCGTACACCtttttgtaaataaggacAATAAATTTCActtcactttttttatttggtcgtAAATTTCTGTCTACTTTAATTTGCAAACTTTTCCACGTCCAGTTGTAATATTCCTTTTGACCTCTCACACCATGCATGCGATTGTTTCTTTAtgttcttttctctttgttttcttttggactTAACTATCTgcttattttcttctctcatgCATGCCTCCTCCTACCTTGTTTCTTTGTCTTATTGATATCAATTTGGGGCTACTTTATTTGAGCACTGCCTGCCCTTTTACCCTTAGATTTGGACAAGGTGCTCCCCCTTAATCAAAAGCCATAGATCTAATCCTAGATCATCATTAATTTACAGGGAATTTAGCTTTTCTTCATCACAAAGCATTTTCAATCTTGCAGACATGGTTGGCTAGTGTGAATACGCTTCCAATTCTGCATCCAAGTCcgaatttttttcaatgtaatttagattagattataataaaatatcgtttgtaaaaaataaaaaagtattttcaatctcaaataagcttacccgtatatatatatagtctccTATGAGTTGCTAACAAGTTCGTGTAAAAACTCTCCTTTGAGCAATTTCGGTTAGCATTTCTTTTGTTAGGAATTAAGATCTTACCTTTTAAAAGTTTAGATCCGACCTGTAGACTTGCACCAACCAATTACTGTGGCCAAAAGCAAGTAGTGCTTAAACAGCAGATAATTAATTATCAGCTCTAACTACAATTTCCTTTTCAAGCAAAAGCGTTTAATCTCATATCAGCATAATGCAGATTTTAATGATTACTAACAAGAACAATAATAGTAATCATAATTACAATCTATTATGTCATTCAGGTGCTGACCATCCCTAACTAAGGAAATGGGGGTAATGGATTGAATTTTTTCAGTGCAATAATTTGGTGGAGGCTCTTTGCCAAATCTCATTTTCCCGCCATGTTTTCTACTCTGATTAACTGGAACATTAAAGAAGTTTTTTTGTGGTCAATTATGTTTAATTATTCTATCCCCAATATCCCATAGCAGCTGAGCTGGTGAACACCAAAGAGATTTGCATAGTAAATAATTTTAGAATAAAAAGGTGAGATGAAACATTTACTTAGTTACCTCTTTTTTTCGTAGGTTTCGTAAATACTTTGTACCACTCGAGCTACAAGTTTAGATTTTTATTTGCAAATTGCTAAGATCAATTATTGCACTGCTATCAGGTCTAATTCCCAGCCCCACTGTACACAGTCCTGTATTATGAAAGAAGGGCCACATGGGACGGCTGCCTATGTTTGAAGGCCAGAACCTTTGCCTATCAATATAAGCAATAATTTTGTAGCAGTGATCTTCTCATAATGTTTCAATTAGTTTGAAATACGTAGCAATAAAATTGGCCAGGCCTATCTTTTAGTTTTAGGTATGTTTCCCTAAGTCTAGTCTCAAAAATAGAAGTTCCTATTTTATGCAAACATGATTCAGTGACTTGATATTGATCTATATATTAGTAGAGAAGAGTGAATCGGTCGATCTAACGGCTCAAAATACGTTCACATTTGCATTGtagaaaaatcccaaaaatagAGCACAAGCTGCTAGTTATTTAATCTTCTCTCCAAGCAATAagataatttaatttaattttaagcaTGCAACAACCCAAAAGAATAAGGCTCATAATTAGTATTATGTTTTTCCTATTGCTGCACGTGTGAAGATGAGCACTAATTCAAAGCTTAATTCGATATTGATTGATCGAAGTAGCCCACAATAGGACATGAGATTGCTTTCATGTAGACATCATTAGTTTACACAGCAAGTGTAAGTGGGCTTAGAAAGAAACAACTTTAAGGTTTTCCAACAAGAGGTAGCTTTCAATTCAAAATAAGCAGACAAATTCCCAGTACTGATGGGCCACTATAATCattaacaaaatcaaaaagttTTGATCTCGGAATCCATATTTCCACATCTCAAactacttttttctttgaattatGGGGAAGGAATATCTGTGTTACCTTTAGAGAGAGGCAGCTTAGGTAAAAAGGAGATTAGTAATGATGTTAGTGTAATGCACATACAGAaactgaagagaaaaaaaaaagtaaaaaaaaaggtgatgaGATAACAGATCAGATCCTGGTCAAAGCCCAAAAGTAAAAGTGTAAATGATATTTGTATATGTCTCTGCATCATTGAGACACAAAACTGAGCTGGTCCTGTACTAACTGGAGCAATAAAGCTGTTTGGAAATTATGAAAACCATTAGCATATCATTTCATAAATTCACTTCAATCCTTAGCCTCTTAACTGCTTTTTCCCCTCAATTTGTTTCAACATTTTGACAGGATAGGCTTAAAACATGAATGaagttttcttttactttgttCACAAAAGGGCCCCACCAAGGCCATCATTAACCACAATTTCCCCTCCAGTAAGATAAAACTACATGAACTATTGTTTGCATGTAATTGAAGCAAAAACTTTCCACAGATGAGCAAAAACACAAAGGCCTAGGGCTATGCATCTGTCCAGGCAGCAAAAATTGGCATGTGAGGCATGGTGAGTCCTGGCCTGGATTGGACTGTTGGGATCCAAGAACTCACTGTGTCACTTGAACTTGTGAAGAACTTGGAAGCAGCTGGAGGCATTCCAAAGAAACTTGGCTGGCAAGACTTATCAGGGCTGCCCTCTCTTGAGCTGCTTAAGCTTGTCACCAATGAAGAGGCATTGGACACGTGAGCAGCccccattttggcagagtcCTCCGCCTCGGCTTGAATCACATTGTGAGGTTCAGCGCTTGGTTGCTTCTGATCAAGCTGCTGGGATGACTGGTAAAGTGCCATTTTCCAATCTTCACCTTCATTAATGTTCTTCAGTGAGACAATGGCTTCGCCATTGCTGGTTTGGGCAACATGGTTTTGATTAGTAGCAGCCTCATTAACCGGTATGGTCTCCTTGTTTCGCTTAGCAAGTTCTCCAGCAAGAAGGGTATTGCTTGCCATAATTCGATCCACATCATATCTTGTTATGTCAAAGTTGGTAACAGCATTCAGTCCTCGGAATTTTATGGCTGCTATGTCATAAGCCTCAGCAGCTTCCTCTTGGGTGCCTAGGTTTACagataaaagataacaaaaatTAGTATTGGAAGGACACTCAGAAAAGTGAGCATCAAATTTAAAGCTGGGGCAAGCATGGGTCTCTGAAGGAACAGCCTTAGCAAAAGCTTAGTGGGCAAGTCAAGCTGACAACCAGAACCAGAATCATAGTGGTATATCTCTATAAGTGGCTGAAAAGACACAGTTCAAAGAGCTGAGAGTGCTTCAAAGATTGGCTTTTTAAAGTCATAAATCATACCCTCGAATCTCTTGCCTACAATCTAATAATAATGACAATGGTTGAAACATATCTTTAAATATGGATATTTGCCTTGTAAAGTCAAGCTCGGAAATCACTCACTGAATGTCCCAAGATAAAGATCTTTATTTCCAGCAACCCTTCCAATCCGTGCTTGCCATCTTCCATGTTGATGATGTCTGCTATACagagaaaaacataaacaCAGATTTcagagattttttattttttatttttttctgagacacattttattaaaatattatatgagcAGCTAATAAGACCTTGTCACTCCTCTGTACATTGAAGCCCCTCTTGAGAATCCACTGCTTTTCCTGCAAagaacaaatttattttatgagttaaacaaaaaatattcttCATTAGGAGCATGAACAATTGCAAAGATCTACCTTCTTAAGTGGGCAACATATTCTTGTCTGGTCATGTTCTTCATGTCCTCCAGTTCTTTTTGATAGTTTTCCAACTGTTAGATCAGCATCATGGTTTCATTTTTAGTTACCAAAATGAATATGGGTGtagattgaaaaaagaaatgcaaaGAGGACAAAATGATTACTGGGAAATTAATGTGAGTGGATGGTCCCCAATACTTGAGTGCTGCTAGATCATAAGCTCTTGCAGCTTTTTCCTCCATATCATAACctcctaaaataaaaaatcttggTATGATTAGATAAAGAACATTGGTGGGCAGTTTAAAATGCTTTAGCCAGATTATAAATCAAAATGCTTACCCAAGTAAACTGAGATTCATGGTTTGATTGTGATTCCCAGCCAAGCAACgaaaaccaaacagaaaaagaCAATCAGCATTGTACGGAAAATAGTCAGAACAAGAGCAGAATGTGACTTCAGAAAGGGCACATCCATTTAAATGAAAACATCATTGTGCTTATTAAATTTGCATGTGTTTTCTTCACCAACCTTGCCTTCCCTTCCTGCTCTGACCTTCTTTCTTGCAACTGTTGTCCCATAGATGAGCTTCATATCGACCAGTCCATCTATGCCTGATCAACAGAAGTGCATCAAGAAGTCAGaaagttgaagaagaaaaaataaaagtaaaaacagaagttgaaagaaggaaaaaggagaATATAAGCAAAATCaatataaaagaataaacagaaaaaaaccgagttagCAATTTAAGAAAATTTTACTTACAaattgtttataaaaaatgaagaaaccaaaataatacagaaaaagagaggaaagaagtGACCTTGTGACTCCTCTGTACTGAGAGGTTCTCTGGCCAAATGTATCCAAGGACTTCCTATGAACAATTTGCTTTTGATCCACCTTTTCAGGCCCTCTTTTCTTGGTATCCATGGTCACACTATCAGCCAAAGTAGGTGAGATTTGCTGTGAACCAGTAACACAGCTTGATTGGGAGCCAGGGCTCATGGACAAGCTCAAAGACTGTAAATCCCCATACGGCATTGCCCCAATAGACCCAGATTCAGCCCCGTTATCACCCATGCAGCCAATCATATTCTGCTCCATTGCATGGTTAGCTGCATAATTTCTTGAAATCCAGCACTTCATGTCAGAAATGCTCTGATCAAGCCCCATTCTTGGCTGCTGGAGATTGTAATTATCTGCTGCAAGATGGGTTTCCTTGTGCCCCTCCTCCAACATCATCTCATGGCCTCTGAGGCCAGAGTAGTATgaatattgttgttgttgggcCTGAACCTGAACCTGATGCACTGATTGTTCTTGGTGCCTGGGGTtctgctgctgttgctgttgttgctgctgctgctgctgaagATGGTTGATCAAGTTTTGGTTGTTGGGCTCATGATGGTTGTTTTGTTGGTAAAACATGCTGTCTAGGCTGAGAGCCATAGCTTCTCTGTCATTGTTTTCATAATGGGTCCCCATGGTTGCACCACCAAAGAAGTCCTCTAGTTTTGGAGTTGAAGTAGTAGTTGTTGTTACCATTCCTTAGATAAATAAAAGTCAAAAGACAGAAGAGTCCACCACAAGTTTTAAGTGCAAAATTTTTTACCAAACCACAAGAAATAATAAGAGCTTAGAGAAGAAATTAACCTTGAGGCTGCTGTGACCTGTTGAGAGCTTCCATTATACAGAGAGAGCCATCAGACTTGAGTGGCATCATGGACAAAGGAGAGTACAAGCCAGCACTGGTATCTCCTTCAACTCCATAGTATATTCCATAGTTGAAGTGAGGTGGGGAGTGGAAGAAACTAGTTGGAACAGAGGAGGCAATAGCAgcaacagaagaagaagaagactccgAAAtttggtgatggtgatgatgatgatgaggctCAGATGGGGCTTCCATTTTCATattaggagagagagaaaaatccaaccagttattattgttattattactGTTGTTGTTGTCGTTGTTGTTGCTACCATCATTACTCATGGATTTCATggtctctctcactctcaagGTTTGagcttttctcttcttcctccctaTTCTGATCAGAGATTGTTGGTAAGTTTCTCTTGTGGCAAGGCAACTCAATCATTGGGTAGAATATAAACTAATCatactaacatttttctttctctctctgctttgCTTGGCCTGGCCTTGCCTTGCCTCTGTTTTTTCAAAACTGGGTCTTTTGTTGGGTAGCTGCAGAGCTGATTGGACCAAATCTAACACTCATCTAAAACAAATCCCAACTCCTGCAACTGAATCTATCTATACTGctaaccctctctctctctctctctttctctctctgtgtggaAACTGAAAAGATATGTAAtatgtaaaaagaaaacaaaacaaggttctctctctctctctctctctctctctctctctggaaaCTGAAAAGATATGTAAtatgtaaaaagaaaacaaaacaaggtcctttaaactaaacaaaaagaatgaaTTCCAGCGAGCAATGTTGGGTATCCTTCCCTCATTCCATAGGCATCTCTGTATGTGAGAAAgaccttttcttttgcttttctttagtCTCACtctgccctctctctctctccgtgcctttcttttttaaaatttgctttttttctttaagatCCCTTAAAACTCACATTAAAGAtcattctccaaaaaaaagatttaaacaaagacccaaaatttataaataaataaaaagtgtaCGAACGAGACCTCATAATCTCATGTGGGTAAAACACTGCTAAATTCAACAGTTACCATTAAAAC
Protein-coding regions in this window:
- the LOC18772656 gene encoding AP2-like ethylene-responsive transcription factor ANT isoform X1, with product MKSMSNDGSNNNDNNNSNNNNNNWLDFSLSPNMKMEAPSEPHHHHHHHQISESSSSSVAAIASSVPTSFFHSPPHFNYGIYYGVEGDTSAGLYSPLSMMPLKSDGSLCIMEALNRSQQPQGMVTTTTTSTPKLEDFFGGATMGTHYENNDREAMALSLDSMFYQQNNHHEPNNQNLINHLQQQQQQQQQQQQNPRHQEQSVHQVQVQAQQQQYSYYSGLRGHEMMLEEGHKETHLAADNYNLQQPRMGLDQSISDMKCWISRNYAANHAMEQNMIGCMGDNGAESGSIGAMPYGDLQSLSLSMSPGSQSSCVTGSQQISPTLADSVTMDTKKRGPEKVDQKQIVHRKSLDTFGQRTSQYRGVTRHRWTGRYEAHLWDNSCKKEGQSRKGRQVYLGGYDMEEKAARAYDLAALKYWGPSTHINFPLENYQKELEDMKNMTRQEYVAHLRRKSSGFSRGASMYRGVTSRHHQHGRWQARIGRVAGNKDLYLGTFSTQEEAAEAYDIAAIKFRGLNAVTNFDITRYDVDRIMASNTLLAGELAKRNKETIPVNEAATNQNHVAQTSNGEAIVSLKNINEGEDWKMALYQSSQQLDQKQPSAEPHNVIQAEAEDSAKMGAAHVSNASSLVTSLSSSREGSPDKSCQPSFFGMPPAASKFFTSSSDTVSSWIPTVQSRPGLTMPHMPIFAAWTDA
- the LOC18772656 gene encoding AP2-like ethylene-responsive transcription factor ANT isoform X2, whose amino-acid sequence is MKSMSNDGSNNNDNNNSNNNNNNWLDFSLSPNMKMEAPSEPHHHHHHHQISESSSSSVAAIASSVPTSFFHSPPHFNYGIYYGVEGDTSAGLYSPLSMMPLKSDGSLCIMEALNRSQQPQGMVTTTTTSTPKLEDFFGGATMGTHYENNDREAMALSLDSMFYQQNNHHEPNNQNLINHLQQQQQQQQQQQQNPRHQEQSVHQVQVQAQQQQYSYYSGLRGHEMMLEEGHKETHLAADNYNLQQPRMGLDQSISDMKCWISRNYAANHAMEQNMIGCMGDNGAESGSIGAMPYGDLQSLSLSMSPGSQSSCVTGSQQISPTLADSVTMDTKKRGPEKVDQKQIVHRKSLDTFGQRTSQYRGVTRHRWTGRYEAHLWDNSCKKEGQSRKGRQVYLGGYDMEEKAARAYDLAALKYWGPSTHINFPLENYQKELEDMKNMTRQEYVAHLRRKSSGFSRGASMYRGVTRHHQHGRWQARIGRVAGNKDLYLGTFSTQEEAAEAYDIAAIKFRGLNAVTNFDITRYDVDRIMASNTLLAGELAKRNKETIPVNEAATNQNHVAQTSNGEAIVSLKNINEGEDWKMALYQSSQQLDQKQPSAEPHNVIQAEAEDSAKMGAAHVSNASSLVTSLSSSREGSPDKSCQPSFFGMPPAASKFFTSSSDTVSSWIPTVQSRPGLTMPHMPIFAAWTDA